The nucleotide window gtccactgcaggacaaaggcctcaaacatcttCCATTCGcctcagtttatggtctttctgtgctagtctatacctgcagattttcttagctcgtcagtttatcgccttctcttctttcccctgtttctttggcaatctctagggacacattctcttattcttgatgtacatctattatctgtcattctcattgtatgtcctgcccatgtccatttctttttcttacatgttgttagaagatcttctactttagtttgctctcgtatccatgttgctctttttctgactcttagtttaattcccataattattcgttatatagctctttgagttgtaataagTTTATTTCTTAaggttttagtaagactccaagtttctgatgcatatgttaatactggtaggaccatctgattaaatacttttctttctagagaaagtggcgttttacttttcattacgtcatttttgtttaccaaaggaagcacatcccatgcttacccttcttttaatttcggtcacatgtcctggggaaacacttactgtctgccctaagtacatatattcattaacaatctctacaggttcgtccataacccttatttgttgtctccccgcattttcattgaacgttatcttagctttactcataatcattttcagtgctacatttctgctttctctaatcaaatcttctatcatcttctgtaattcctctcatggttcactaaacagaactaagtcatttgcaaatcttaaattgttaatatATCCCCGTATTAATGTTATTTCCCacattttaccaatctaaattctcaaaaacttctaggcaagctgtgaatgatttaggagagattgggtatccctgtctaactcctttctcaataggaattttctcactatcattaagTAGTTTTATGATTTCTGtaattcccatatagatatctgaAAGTAGTCCAACGTAAGAttaatctatttcttgtctttgaagagctttcattactgctaaagttttgacagattcaaaaacTTTCttacagtctataaatgccatacaaagtggtttgtcatactctgttgatttttccatgagttggttaattacttggatatggtcagttgttgaattcccATGTTTAAAGCCTTTCTGCTCCCTTGGTTGATATAAGTCTAACcgtttttctattcggcctaatatagtattatttttgtaaatattttgtgtataaccgagagtaaatttattgggcggtaattttccagGTGTTTTATGTTTCCCTtttagtgaattagtataatgataaaggttttcctagctgtaggtataaagcattattggagatattttatgaaaaatcaagcgagttttactactattaaatctcctgcatctattattaaatcaaatgaAAACGCTCTTCTCCTGCTCCTTTTCCTCTTTACattgtcttttaatgctttctttacttctctgacagttacttttggtaccggctcaggttttTCATTAGTCAtattggcaaatttatttcttacatatatatatatatatatatatatatgtgtgtgtgtgcgtgtgtgtgtgtgtattgttgtgTTTATCCTAACCCCGAATGGTTCTAAAGAAACAAACAGTGCTTGCCAAATCCATCCTTTAACTGCTTACTGCTTAAGGACTAGAATTTTCACAACTATccctacgtgtgtgtgtgtgtatatatatatatatatatatatatatataataactttgctGATGAAATAACCACCTGAGCCGGACCTTAACGTAACAGTAGAGAGGtaaagaagtgtgtgtgtgtgtgtgtgtgtcacaatgATGATTTAACATTTCTAAGAAAATAAGAGACCTACTTTGACCTAAGGTTACTAGACACACATCTACGTGTGCCCTTGCGTTCTTAAActcggaaaaaaataaaaataaaatccctgagaaaaaatattttaggtTTAAATCTTCATGAAATGTTACACCTTTTTTCTACATGATAAGGAATTGGATCAAATAATAATTCATTCATTGAAATTTCATGGGTTACGATAAGTTACTCAAAAAAGACGAAAATGAATAAAACAATGTTTATTgctcgccaaaaaaaaaaatagattttttttcttacatttctttGTCAAGATGAAACGGCAGGTTACTATTTCCCACGCTCTTGGTAAAGAACATCTCACAAACCTTATATAAATCATTAAAGCATTCGTTCAGTGACATTCTCCTCCTTAAAAAGGGTTGAATCaaaccacggtccagatatatagaccttgAATCAAACTTACCTGAAAGAATTCGCCAGAGAAATACCAACTAAAGCCACCTGTGACACGAACGAAGACACATCCTGTCGTCCAGCCAACCGACCGAATACTGAACAGTAACTGATGATGGAACCAAGGTCGAAAACTCGAAAGTTTATTTGCAGGTAAACATCCCGACGACTTAGTCCTGTGTCTTTCATCTTTGGCGTTTCTGTTAACGTTGTATTATAGTGAAATCCCGACGACTTAGTCCTATGTCTTTCAACTTTGGCGTTTCTGTATATTTTAACGCTGTATTATAGGGAAACTTAAAGGAAATGGTATGATACAATAGATTTTGCCCTTCGTTTTAAAAACAGATCTCTGAAGGAAGAAATGTCTGATCTCGTTGGCATGTAAGCCTTTTGAACAACCCTCCGTAGGGTAGAGTGTGGAGCCTTGACCCGTACTTCAACCCCCATTGAATACTTGCTGAGGAACCATCAGACTGGGAACGTCTTCAGAGATCACCTGTAGGTTTATGAACAAAAGGCGTATGGTAATATATAAATTGATTATTTGATAAAAactgtgttcgtgtatatatatatatatatatatatatatagaagggttggaagacccaggcctacatggctgaggactatgaagcacgaagtagggaatgatgaatggagaagttttgaattaaaagctcaagatagagacgactggcgaaatctaaccgaggccctttgcgttaataagcgtaggaggagatgataatgatgatatatatatatatatatatatatatatatatatatatatatatagagagagagagagagagagagagagagagagagagagagagagagacaagtacAATACATCAACGTCATCATTGTTATTGACATATGAATGTTCTCTTCGTCATCTTCATGATTTTTCTCTAACCAATCTTACTCGCTTTGTATCtaattctttccttttattattattattattattattattattattattattattattattattattattattattattattaatgctaagttACCAtaccaccctagttgaaaaagcagaatgctataagcccaggggctccaatagggaaaatatcccaacgaGGAAAggcaacaaagaaaaattaaatatttttagaacaataacattaaaataaatcaagaattgaaaacaaaataaaataaataaaacagtgtAGCATTTGCCTCaagaaatcatatatatttttatattttaatatgcaTAAGATTAAACTGGATTTCTTTAATCTCAAAGAGAAGTTTACTGAGACCGAATAACCCTACGTGTCATTGAGCTCTCAGGCTGTGAAGTCGACCAACACTGAGAGGGGTCAGAAGTGAAGTCGACCTACACTGAGAGGGGTCAGAAGTGAAGTCGACCAACACTGAGAGGGGTCAGAAGTGAAGTCGACCAACACTGAGAGGGGTCATAAGTGAAGTCGACCAACACTGAGAGGGGTCAGAAGTGAAGTCGACCTACACTGAGAGGGGTCAGAAGTGAAGTCGACCAACACTGAGAGGGGTCAGAAGTGAAGTCGACCAACACTGAGAGGGGTCAGAAGTGAAGTCGACCTACACTGAGAGGGGTCAGAAGTGAAGTCGACCAACACGGAGAGGGGTCAGAAGTGAAGTCGACCAACACTGAGAGGGGTCAGAAGTGAAGTCGACCTACACTGAGAGGGGTCAGAAGTGAAGTCGACCTACACTGAGAGGGGTCAGAAGTGAAGTCGACCAACACTGAGAGGGGTCAGAAGTGAAGTCGACCAACACTGAGAGGGGTCAGAAGTGAAGTCGACCAACACTGAGAGGGGTCAGAAGTGAAGTCGACCTACACTGAGAGGGGTCAGAAGTGAAGTCGACCAACACTGAGAGGGGTCAGAAGTGAAGTCGACCAACACTGAGAGGGGTCAGAAGTGAAGTCGACCAACACTGAGAGGGGTCAGAAGTGAAGTCGACCTACACTGAGAGGGGTCATAAGTGAAGTCGACCAACACTGAGAGGGGTCAGAAGTGAAGTCGACCAACACTGAGAGGGGTCAGAAGTGAAGTCGACCAACACAGAGGGGTCAGAAGTGAAGTCGACCAACACTGAGAGGGGTCAGAAGTTGGATGGGGTAACCAGTGAAAGCCCGAGACCCTCCAGGGGAACTAGGGTATGGTCTCGCAACTTCACTTTGAAAAGAAAAGTAGATTAACACTTACTGCAAAGTTGAGGAATAAGTcctttgctgatgtcagaaataaTATTGGTTTGAGaacaggtaactctctctctctctctctctctctctctctctctctctctctctctctctctctgggctgttctAAAGCACTTTAGTTAGGATATATCTATCTGCAACATTATTTCCCTGGAATTTTTAGTGATATATTTCTTATCTATATGAAAAGGGAATGCCTGGTAACCAAAATTGCTTCAGTAAtcgtagaatattattattattattattattattattattattattattattattattttggtagtaaACACTTTCAGTGGcaggaaggattagaaatgaaaccataagagagattactcgagtgccatatgtggatgaggctATGgttaggggcagatggagatggtttagacatgctcttcgcactccccaagagagattagtacgctaagctttcaactgggctccacaaggcactagaagagttggaggaccaagacctacatggctgaggactatgaagcgtgaagtaggagaatggagaagtattgatttaaaagctcaagatagagacgactggtgaaatctaactgaggccctttgcgtcaataggcgtagagggagatgatgatgatgatggaccaATTTTCCAATCAGGTTTCATTAAAAATAACTACTGTCTCAGTGGCATTTATCTTACAGTTGAACTTCTCAATGGCTCGAATTTTCTTTCTTTCGTCAGTATTGCATACcaccagtaactgtgctatgtttgACATCAGCAGGGAGGAGGAAAATGCATAGAGTAAGTTCTATAGTCTTATAAAAACAGACTGTCACAATAGGTAATCGAGGCCTGCTGCTTTGCGTTACAAGAGGGTGCCaggttgttcccctccccttcaggCAGAGTCTGGATGGAAGAAGGCAGGGCTGGCTCTATTTATACCACTCCGTTGGTTTGTCAAGTCAGGTACTGGTTGCTGATTGGTTCTTGTGAACCGAGTCCATACCAAGCCTGGGATAGAGCTGCTCTCCCATTAGCTGAGGCTCTCGCCGTTAAAGGGTCCGCCTCAGTCTGGCTGCTTCACTCACGGCCGTCAAAGCTTGGAGGAGTCTGGGTCTGAGCTGGTCTGGGCAGGGCTCTCAGAGTGGTGCGCTGATTGGCTAGCACACTGCCTGAGTGGGCCTCGGAGTCAGGCAAGCTGTGCTGCCACTCAGATTCCAGATCCAGAGAGTCCTGAGCTGCgtgctgattggctgaggcgctcaCCGGAATCTCAGTTGTAGGCAAGCTGCCGGGTCATTAATTGTCACCGTCCTTATTGGTGTTAGTGATTCGCTGGGTGGTATTCCTATGGCAGGAGGgaaggaggaacatctcttgaggTGTATTATGATTCAACTTCTCTTGCTGGATGAGAAAGGCCTCCAGGATCCTGAGGCTTTTGCTGTCTGGGGTACTGTGTAAGGTAATTGGGAGTAAATGGAAACAATTAAGAACAGATATTGAATATTTGTGTGGATGGTGGAAGAATGGTATTGGTCAATTCGAATAAACATCTGACTGAGGAAGCCAAGGAAGGAATGATgaagggattgttgaaccaaccctcctttatggaagtgaattgGGGatgatgaaattaaagaaaagaaacgTGGAGATATGTAAATGGAGTAGAGTGGTTAGTGTATGTGAAAATAGGGACGAGAGTATTCTCAGGTGGTTTGATCATATAGAATGAATGAACGACAATAGATTTGTGAGAAAAAAAAGTGTGTTATAATGATAGAGTGCTGGAAGGTAGAAGAAGAGGCAGGCCTAGATAGGTTTGGTTAGATGGTGTTAAAGATGAATTGCAAAGGATGAGCTGTTGTATCCGTGAAGTGTATGAGTATGTGCTCGATAAGGTTAGTTGATGCATTGTGTGTACGGGACTAATACAATGATAACGATTCTAGCTTCCTCTGTAGGAGTATGAAGGGATTTAATCTATGGATACTTTGCTGGTCAGgtggttcatccatgattcagcaagTCAAGGATTAATGCGGCAATGACAGTAGTAACCGGCATGTTGCCTAGCCAGCGTGGGTCCTGAGCAGTGACTGTCATGTTGCCTCACCAGCGTGGGTCCTGAGCAGTGACTGTCATGTTGCCTCACCAGCAAGGGTCTTGAGTAGTGACTGTCGTGTTGCCTCACCAGCAAGGGTCCAGAGCAGTGACTGTCGTGTTGCCTCACCAGCAAGGGTCCAGAGCAGTGACTGTCGTGTCGCCTCACCACCAAGGGTCCTGAGCAGTGACTGTCGTGTCGCCTCACCAGCAAGGGTCCAGAGCAGTGACTGTCGTGTCGCCTCACCAGCAAGGGTCCTGAGCAGTGACTGTCGTGTCGCCTCACCAGCAAGGGTCCTGAGCAGTGACTGTCGTGTCGCCTCACCAGCAAGGGTCCGGAGCAGTGACTGTCGTGTCGCCTCACCAGCAAGGGTCCGGAGCAGTGACTGTCGTGTCGCCTCACCAGCAAGGGTCCGGTGCAGTGACTGTCGTGTCGCCTCACCAGCAAGGGTCCGGAGCAGTGACTGTCGTGTCGCCTCACCAGCAAGGGTCCGGAGCAGTGACTGTCGTGTCGCCTCACCAGCAAGGGTCCGGAGCAGTGACTGTCGTGTCGCCTCACCAGCAAGGGTCCGGAGCAGTGACTGTCGTGTCGCCTCACCAGCAAGGGTCCGGAGCAGTGACTGTCGTGTCGCCTCACCAGCAAGGGTCCGGAGCAGTGACTGTCGTGTCGCCTCACCAACAAGGGTCCTGAGAAGATCAATTCTGAAATTGGGAAAATGACTTTGGCCCATTTCCTGCTAAATTCTTTGTTTCTCTGTTAACCTCGTAAGAGAATTAATCATCTGGTAGGTAGATGATTGTGGCGTGTAGCAGGCAGGGTATCATGGGACTGAATAACTCATCCCAAAAGGCTTGTTGATACAGAATCCACCCATGGGCAATTGGTGGCTAATCCTTGCCTCACTTTTATcgttatatttcaaaataaactcTAAATTTTCCTTGTATTCGAATAGACCCCTATGACTGGTTAgaataatgttaattatcatatttgaaattataattcGGGACAATTCAGTGCCATGAAGGATATAGTAAGCACATTGTTACGCACAACACTCGCTCATATAGCCTATTAttatccccttatatatatatatatatatatatatatatatatatatatatatatatatatatatatatatatatatatatatacatatatatatatatacagtatatagatatatatacagtatatatatacagtatatatatatatatatatatatatatatatatatatatatatatatatatatatatatatatatatatatatatatatatatatatatataaatgtgtgtattgtgTAAAACACCTCATTTAAGGAACAActtatttattttcagttttaaactTTTTAATAAATCATAgctcttctgagagctttgagctTCAAAAAGtcatatgctattattattattattattattattattattattattattattattattattattattattagctaagttatagccctagttggaaaagcaagacattgtaagcccaaggtctccaacagggaaaaccagcccagtgaggaatggaatcaaggaaataaacaac belongs to Palaemon carinicauda isolate YSFRI2023 chromosome 17, ASM3689809v2, whole genome shotgun sequence and includes:
- the LOC137656323 gene encoding lysostaphin-like; the protein is MSCCIREVYEYVLDKPAWVLSSDCHVASPAWVLSSDCHVASPARVLSSDCRVASPARVQSSDCRVASPARVQSSDCRVASPPRVLSSDCRVASPARVQSSDCRVASPARVLSSDCRVASPARVLSSDCRVASPARVRSSDCRVASPARVRSSDCRVASPARVRCSDCRVASPARVRSSDCRVASPARVRSSDCRVASPARVRSSDCRVASPARVRSSDCRVASPARVRSSDCRVASPARVRSSDCRVASPTRVLRRSILKLGK